Genomic DNA from Mastomys coucha isolate ucsf_1 unplaced genomic scaffold, UCSF_Mcou_1 pScaffold16, whole genome shotgun sequence:
NNNNNNNNNNNNNNNNNNaagaaagaaagaaagagagagagagagaaagaaaaagaagaggaaaagaaagaaaaaaagaaagaaagagagggtgaAAGACAATGGCAAGCAGGGGAGTCTCGATCAAGGGAAGGCCTGGCCTAAGGGATCTACCTCTCTCTACAGGACTTCCAGGCCTCAGAGGTTCAACCTAGTCCCCAGAGTTCTTGTTTTACTGACAACCCTTCTGTTGCCACCAGTCCCTTTGAAATGCCTTGACTCCTTATTCCTATTCCTGGCATTCCCACCTGCTACCTCCCTGGCACACTAGCACTTCGCCTGTCCTCATGTCGGGGAAAGCCCCTTTGGAGATGTTTAAGAGCCTGATGtatagaagggagggagaggtgatCTGCCTCTGGGAAACCCCAGCCACCTCCCTTGTGCCAACAGGGAATCATGAAGCCACCTCCTCAACCTTCAGCACCTTCCAGCCCATGAACCTGACCCAGAGGAGATGCCAGGACTTGGGTTGTGGGGGCAAGCCCAGCATGCAGGTTCTGAAAGAACAGGGGGCTCAGCCCAGCCCCAGGGCCACCCACACAGTGGTGAGTAGAAACCTGGGGGGTGAGGGGTACAACTGCCTCATCCACCGCCATCCTCTCCAGGATGAGGGTGTGCCCATGAACCCATGTCAAAATGAAAGTCCGCAGGAATAAGTGGCTAcctgggtcaggaagcaggaagtggggCGTGCCTTCCTCCCATGCATAGCTACCCACTTGCCCTTAGTTTCTCTGGCCCTGAAAATCTCAGGCCCAGTCCTAAGGGGACTAAGACATAGCACCCTGACCCCAAATGCAGCTGTCTGCATGCTGTGTCAGCACCTCCATTTCCCCAGAGCATTCTggatcttttcttcattccctcttcctctcacccACCAGCTCAGTCTTATTTACAAGAGAGGAAGTAATCCTCCCCTGGCCTGAGGTGACTTCCTATACCATCTCCTGCCCTCTGGTGCCAGTATGGAAGATACAGGAGGAATTTAAGGCAGTGGCCTTGGAAAGGACTTTCTGGGCGATCTCACCCTAAAATAGACTGGGGGGGGGCGCTGGAATGAGGATAAACAGGAGGCAGCTTAGGGGTCAGGAGGAAAGTTCTCTAATCAtggctgcttcagttcctgacttcTCTCATGcccaggcctctgcctcagccccaGGAGCTGCCTGGATCCTAGGGACTGCTGACAGGGCAGAAGAGGTACCTGGGAAAGGTGACCTGTCATTGCAGGCAGAGACCAGAGCATGGGTCCAGAAGACCCAGGCCCACTGGCTCTTGCTCAAGACTGCCCCTCTTTGGTTCCACGGCTTCATCACCAGAAGGTGAGTCACAGTGGAAGAAACCCCCAGAAGGCACAGGGTCCTAAGTCAGTCAGAGAAATCCTGACAGTAAGGACTCTAGTTTCCCAGGCCTCATTCTCTCTTGGctctctcctccatttcctcactgtccttttttaaaaaagatttatttatttaaacacaccagaagagggcatcagatcccattgcagttagttgtgagccaccatgaggttgctgggaattgaactcaggacctctggaagaacagtcagtgctcttaacctctgagccatctctccagccggatTTCCCATTTCTCAATCCACTTTTCTTTCATTATCTCTAGCTTTTGACTTCTAAGCTCTATTACTGTAACGACCATGTCTGTTGCTGCTGCGGCTCCCCCTCCATGCTACCCTGaacatgaagccctgggtcttTTGAGCAGGATCCCTGTCCCCTTGTCTTCACTTAGTCTTGGGATGCTTGCTTGGGGTGGAGGTGAGGGATCCCttaagagaggagacagaaatgagGTTGCACGAGTCAGAACTGGTCCCACACTTCTCTCCAGGGAAGCCGAGAGGCTGCTGCAGTCCCAGCCCCTAGGATGCTATCTTGTGCGCTTCAGCGAGAGTGCTGTGACCTTCGTGCTGTCTTACAGGTGAGGAGCGGTTCTCACTGACCGGCTAGAGGCGGGGCTTCCTGCTAACTAAGGGGCAAGCCCCTGTGCTTACCCAATCTCTCCAAGGAGGGCTCAGGGTTCTTCCCTCAGCCTGGTGGGGGAAGAAATGGTAAGTCTGACTCAAAATGGCCCCTCCAGGAGCCGGACCTGCTGCCGTCATTTCCTTCTTGCTCAGCTAGGGGATGGGCGCCACGTGGTGCTGGGTGAAGACAGTGCCCATGCGCAGCTTCAGGACCTGCTTCAACACTACACAGAGTGCCCCCTCAGCCCCTATGGGGAGATGCTCACCCAACCCCTTGCTCGACAGGTGAGCCCTTACCCAAATCCCATAACTGAGTGTCGTCGCTGCCACCCCCAGCATCCCCACCAGGTCTCTGCCTTTTTCATCCCAATCCATGACCGGGCACACTGGCTTACCCACACCTCTTCCGGAAAGGTGTTCTTTCACGACCAGACCAGCCACAAACAGCAGGgtaaggagaggcagagaggcagtcAAGTCAAATTAAGTG
This window encodes:
- the Sh2d2a gene encoding SH2 domain-containing protein 2A isoform X1 — translated: MEFCLAQTCPQGNHEATSSTFSTFQPMNLTQRRCQDLGCGGKPSMQVLKEQGAQPSPRATHTVASASAPGAAWILGTADRAEEVPGKGDLSLQAETRAWVQKTQAHWLLLKTAPLWFHGFITRREAERLLQSQPLGCYLVRFSESAVTFVLSYRSRTCCRHFLLAQLGDGRHVVLGEDSAHAQLQDLLQHYTECPLSPYGEMLTQPLARQTAEPAGLFLREESDSGSKRQAPDTQHSLLIQQGQAQALVYKDKVWASQQKETPQASRPRPPIPAKPQLPLEVYTSPTPRPHQALPINPVYQEPDELIAFYAMGRGSPGDAPSNIYAEVEGPSGMAPIGHPILQKCWSRPISGGQVRGLQGKKSSRRPAERGSPS
- the Sh2d2a gene encoding SH2 domain-containing protein 2A isoform X2, whose product is MPGLGLWGQAQHAGSERTGGSAQPQGHPHSAPGAAWILGTADRAEEVPGKGDLSLQAETRAWVQKTQAHWLLLKTAPLWFHGFITRREAERLLQSQPLGCYLVRFSESAVTFVLSYRSRTCCRHFLLAQLGDGRHVVLGEDSAHAQLQDLLQHYTECPLSPYGEMLTQPLARQTAEPAGLFLREESDSGSKRQAPDTQHSLLIQQGQAQALVYKDKVWASQQKETPQASRPRPPIPAKPQLPLEVYTSPTPRPHQALPINPVYQEPDELIAFYAMGRGSPGDAPSNIYAEVEGPSGMAPIGHPILQKCWSRPISGGQVRGLQGKKSSRRPAERGSPS